In Naumovozyma castellii chromosome 1, complete genome, one DNA window encodes the following:
- the KAP95 gene encoding karyopherin beta (ancestral locus Anc_4.180): MSSKEFAELLENSILSHDQNVRVQSETQLKKLSNENFLQFAGLLSEVLVDSQVRLEARMLAALTLKNELISKDSIRNQQYKQRWLTLDINAKTQIKANALQALVNAEDRVANSTAQLIAAIADIELPEGQWDELMGIVVANTEPSQPENVKRASLLTLGYICESADASSQALVSASNNILIAIVQGAQSSEPSRFVRLAALNALADSLIFIRNNMEREGERNYLMQVVCEATQTDDTEIQAAAFGCLCKIMHEYYQFMKPYMEQALYALTIATMTSPDDKVASMTVEFWSTICEEEIDIAYEVSQFPQSPLLSYNFALNSLKDVVPNLLNLLTRQNEDPEDDDWNVSMSAGACLQLFAQNCGDYILPPVLEFVEKNITQDNWRSREAAVMAFGSIMDGPSKEQVTMYIDQALPAVLNLTNDESLQVKETASWCIGRVADLVPESIKADTHLPGVVQACLKGLQEHPKVATNCAWTVINLVENLAPLEPSPIYNFYPSLVDGLIKAANRSDNEYSARASAFSALTTLVEWANDAVSETLASISSFVMDKLGQTMQVNETQLSMEDLQNLQELQSNILTVLAAAIRKNSENIDSVADMLMDLFMRLLDKKDSSYIEDDVYYAISALSASMGKKFEKYLELFSPYLVKALTQTESTISVTAVGFIADLSNSLEDDFKKYTTVFMSVLGQMMTNPNARKELKPALLSVFGDIAANIGPDFIMYLDEVMGLCLASQNMKPENGTIEALDYQATVLESVLDAYVGIVAGLAHNPDALFPYVGTIFQFIGIIADDVQLFGVDSTARAAVGLLGDISAIYPDGSIKQFYTQDWLTEFIKRTRSNPNFSESTKNNARWAREQQKRQLLL, from the coding sequence ATGTCTTCAAAAGAATTCGCTGAACTACTAGAAAACTCCATCCTAAGTCACGACCAGAACGTTCGTGTGCAAAGTGAAACACAATTAAAAAAACTATCCAATGAAAATTTCCTACAATTTGCAGGACTTCTATCAGAAGTCCTAGTCGACTCTCAAGTCAGACTAGAAGCACGTATGCTAGCTGCAttaacattgaaaaatgaattgatatCAAAGGATTCTATAAGAAATCAACAATACAAACAACGTTGGCTCACGCTAGATATAAACGCAAAGACTCAAATAAAGGCAAACGCATTACAAGCCTTGGTGAACGCCGAAGACAGGGTTGCTAACTCAACAGCTCAATTAATCGCCGCCATTGCAGATATTGAATTACCAGAAGGTCAATGGGATGAATTGATGGGGATCGTCGTGGCCAATACGGAGCCTTCTCAACCAGAAAATGTGAAGAGAGCATCACTGTTGACTTTAGGTTATATCTGTGAAAGTGCAGATGCTTCAAGTCAAGCTTTGGTCTCCGCTTCTAATAATATCCTTATAGCCATCGTCCAGGGGGCTCAAAGTTCTGAACCTTCCAGATTTGTTAGACTAGCAGCATTGAATGCACTGGCTGATTCTTTAATCTTTATTAGAAATAATATGGAACGTGAAGGTGAAAGAAATTATCTGATGCAAGTTGTTTGTGAAGCTACTCAAACAGATGATACTGAAATTCAAGCTGCTGCATTCGGATGTCTTTGTAAGATCATGCatgaatattatcaatttatGAAACCTTACATGGAACAAGCATTATATGCTTTAACTATAGCTACAATGACATCCCCTGATGATAAAGTGGCTTCCATGACAGTGGAATTTTGGTCAACCATTtgtgaagaagaaatcgaTATCGCCTATGAAGTGAGTCAATTCCCTCAATCACCTTTGCTAAGTTACAATTTTGCATTGAACTCATTAAAGGATGTTGTTCCTAATTTATTGAATCTTTTGACGAGACAAAATGAAGACccagaagatgatgattgGAACGTTTCCATGTCTGCAGGTGCATGTTTACAACTATTTGCTCAAAACTGTGGTGATTACATCTTACCACCAGTGCTAGAATTcgttgaaaaaaatattacacAAGATAATTGGAGAAGTCGTGAAGCAGCAGTGATGGCATTCGGATCCATAATGGATGGTCCATCAAAGGAACAAGTCACAATGTACATTGACCAAGCATTACCCGCAGTATTAAACCTAACTAATGATGAATCATTACAAGTAAAAGAAACTGCCTCGTGGTGTATCGGGAGGGTTGCTGATTTAGTTCCAGAATCCATTAAGGCAGATACTCATCTACCAGGCGTCGTTCAAGCTTGTTTGAAAGGTTTGCAAGAACATCCAAAAGTGGCCACTAACTGTGCATGGACAGTTATTAATTTAGTGGAAAATTTAGCTCCATTGGAACCATCACcaatttacaatttttatCCTTCATTAGTGGATGGCCTAATTAAAGCTGCCAATAGAAgtgataatgaatatagTGCTCGTGCCTCTGCATTTTCCGCTTTAACTACTTTAGTTGAATGGGCTAATGATGCTGTCTCTGAAACTTTAGCTTCAATCTCTTCATTCGTAATGGATAAGCTGGGTCAAACGATGCAAGTTAATGAGACACAACTAAGTATGGaagatttacaaaatttgCAAGAATTGCAATCTAATATATTGACCGTCTTAGCCGCTGCCATTAGAAAGAAttctgaaaatattgacTCCGTTGCTGATATGTTGATGGATCTATTCATGAGATTATTGGACAAGAAGGATTCTTCCtacattgaagatgatgtgTATTATGCTATTTCTGCATTATCCGCATCCATGggtaagaaatttgaaaaatatttggaattattcTCACCTTATTTGGTTAAAGCTCTGACTCAAACTGAATCTACCATTTCTGTGACTGCTGTCGGGTTTATTGCTGACCTTTCTAATTCATTAGAAGATgacttcaaaaaatatactACTGTTTTCATGTCGGTATTGGGTCAAATGATGACCAATCCTAACGCAAGAAAGGAATTGAAACCTGCTTTACTAAGTGTTTTTGGTGACATCGCAGCAAATATTGGTCCAGATTTCATTATGTATTTAGATGAAGTAATGGGCCTTTGCTTAGCTTCTCAAAACATGAAACCTGAAAATGGTACTATCGAAGCTTTAGATTATCAAGCCACAGTATTGGAATCCGTTTTGGATGCCTATGTGGGTATTGTTGCTGGACTAGCTCACAATCCAGACGCTCTATTCCCTTACGTTGGTACgattttccaatttattggtattattgCTGATGATGTTCAACTGTTTGGTGTAGATTCTACTGCTAGAGCTGCGGTTGGGTTACTTGGTGATATTTCCGCCATTTACCCAGATGGTTCtattaaacaattttaCACTCAAGATTGGCTTACTGAATTCATTAAGAGAACTAGAAGTAATCCAAATTTTAGTGAGTCTACCAAGAATAACGCCAGGTGGGCCAGAGAACAGCAAAAGAGACAACTTCTTTTATGA